The Panicum hallii strain FIL2 chromosome 5, PHallii_v3.1, whole genome shotgun sequence genome contains the following window.
CCCTGACgaggtcgccgccgcgccgtccacgACGTACACCCTCTCGGCCTTCTCTTGTCCGGTTGGCGGTGGAGGTTGTGTGTGATAGCGATGAGTCGTGACGGCGGGCCTGCGGGCAGGTGGGGTGGCTCCCAATCTTTATGGGCTACGCAGCGGCCCAAGTCTAAAAGGCCCCCAGAAAATTTAAGGTCGGAACTAGATTGGATTTGGGCTGGACCCCAGCTCTGTAGGAATATGTTCGGCTGGGACGAGCCCGAGACAACGGAGCCGCACCGCATGCGACTTCGACGGTTGCATCAGAGATTCAGGTCGACACATGCGGATGGCTGAAGGAGTGGAGCGACGCTACGTCCAGCCATCCTGCAACCGCCGGAACTAACGACATCCTCGTGACGGGACCGGCGCACCGCTGCCGACGAACAGCGGTAGCCTTGGAGCCTTGGCCCTTTGCCCCTAGCACCCCTGCCTGCCCCGGCTGCCCAATGCTGCAACCTATCATGGCTGGCGTACAGTTGCGGCAGCAGACTCTTGCGGATCGCGGCAGGAAAAATGCAGGTACATGTACAGTAGTCATGCGAGGAGGTGTCACCGCGTTTCGAAAATCTGAAAAAGTCGCGCGGCAATTTACGCCAGAACAGAACAGGCAACAATtgttttttttgttattttctgaAGAAAAAACAATTCTACCAGTTGCTTCTACGTACTCCACCTGAAAGCCGTACGCGCATGCATCATTGTGCGGCAAAAGCTGGCCCGGCGAGCGTCTCGAATGCCGCGTCACGTCACATGGCCGGTATCGGTACCGTACAGTTCCCAACTCCGAGCAGACAGGGTTTATCACTTTGTTGTCAGCGAGAATTACATCATTAGGTGGTCGATTAGTCCTAACCACTGGTACTTATCATCGACGGCGACCTTTGACCGTGGCGCCGTGGCATTTTCGTTCCACGGCTCCAAAACCCTTTTTTCAGCTGTGTACAATGATGCCGCATCCACTGTCCCTTAAAAACGGAACAGCTTTTAAGCACTGATTCAGGAGATTTCGACTTTTCCGAGCGCCGGCCAATTTCAGCGAGTTTGTCTCCAGCTGCTACCACACCATCAAATGATGACGGATTAGGCTCTAGAACTGCTATGATGGATTGATGGGTCGGGGCCTTGCCATGGACTAGCCCAAACCTGGCGAGGAGTGCCTGGAAACTCTGAATAATTCCGCCATGCGGCGATCGGCTCTCTTCCTTCCTGGCGCAGCGCTGCTTCAGCGAGCACGGTTTCTACTTTCCAATGAAGGGTTCGGTTCCGTGCGCGTGGGCTTCAATTCATTCACTCGCAATCTGGTGTCGCTTGCGTTTTACTACTCCACGTACAGTAGCTGGAGACTACTATGCTGGCACTCCGGTGGTTCTTGCACGAATGATTAACCTGCAAACAGTGCCAAGTGTCTGCAGCGCAGCGCAGTACCAGCGTCAGGCATGGAAAGCAGAGCACATTGAACCCGGCGTAAATGGCCTGCCTGGCTAACATCCGGCCACCTTTCCTTTCCTTGTCctgaaaaagaaaaacaaaatcCGAGCCCGCCCCAGTTGAGAGAACGGTTAGCGGCGAGCTGCCACATTGACGACGGTGAGGTATGCGTTCGGGTTCACCGGTTGCGCTGCTCGTGTGATCGTGTCGTTCCAGCAAATCCAGCGGTAGGTGGATGGAGAGGCGCCTAGGGCAACTCCAGTGTATTGCACCCTGTGTTGTGCTAACATAGTAACATGGGATCCATATATAGAGAGTGCTAGTTTAGAAAAACTGCTCCAATGTTAGCAATATTTTCACGTTCCACCTCATGCAAATGTCACTCCAATGTTTAGTCATGGTGCAATCTCTTCTCGGCACCCTAAAAACTCCACACTGGAGCTGCTCTAAGTCCGTCCGGTGGCTTGTGAATCGCCGTCCGATCCGATACCCGTAGTACGAGGCTGCACGGCGAGTTAAGACAAACAGTTGGGCACGGAGGATAGCAAAAGCGAGCACCTGCAGCGCTTGTCGTTACCGCCAACACAATGATGCGTCCCTGCCCTTGCAGGACCATACCATAGTATTGTTGTAGCTACGGCGTGTGTACGTATCCTGCTACGCTGATACTACCACCACCACTGGTGCCACAGAAATCCATGCCCCCCTCACGGCTTCCTCCTCCTGATCTCACCGGTTCCCTTCGCACCACGCTGCTGACTTTTCAGACGAGCAGTATACATGGTGGTACACCGGTAGCACTTTCCGTGCCTATGTTTTGTCACGGCCCGTGTCCGTACGCGTATGTCACTTTAAAAATGATTTTTATAGGAacgttttatttttcttttttccacCTATACGAAGAGCGGGATTACCGTAGCAATTGAGCCATCGTAGAAAACATCCTTTCAGAGGCAGATGAAGTTATCATCTGTCGTCATCCGCCTCTAAAAATGATATTTATTTTCATGAGCGGATGATGGCCCCTGGAAATAAATTTTTTAGGAGCGGGTGGGGACGTCACCTGCCCCTGAAAATAGGATCATTTTTAGGGGAGGGTGACGCTCCACCCGACCCTACAAATAATTTTAAACTTTATTTCAAAAACTCATTTAACTCGTAAAATATAGCAAAGCACGTAAAATAGGTGAAACTTGTATCCTAAGATAATTGTTACCTATAGAACAAGAGAAAAATATGCTAAGCATATTTCAGTATATTTCACTATATATAATGATTAAGAGTGTAGAAATCTCAAAGATATGACTTGAGGTGTATAAGATACTAGTATGGTAGTTTGTTTCCACACTCTTCATCATTATATATATTGAAAAATGTTTATCATATTTTTTCTATAAGTGATAATAGAATTAGGGTACGAGTTTCAAATTTTTTTATATGATTTGCTATATCTTATGAGTTAAACAAATTTTGTGAAATCCATTTTTTAGAGCGGGTGGGGTCATAATCCGCCCCTGAAAATcaatttgtaggggcgggtgatgctcTCACCCGCCCTTAGAAATGCACCCAAGCCCCCGCGCGGCGCCTACAAATCCCCACCGAGCCCCCTTCGCGAACCCTAGCACCGTTCGGGGATCTACCGCCACGGCCACCACTGAGGATAAGGAAGGGGGGAGAAGCGGAAGAGGAGAGGACGAGCTGCCACCGCCGTCGGAGGAGCCTCTACACGCCTACGCCGGAACGACTCCACCGCCATAGCTACCCATCCTGCACGACATCGACCACTACTGTGCCGCCACACTTGACACCGCTGTCTCGCCCCACCCTTCCTCGATCCGGTCGGTAAGCTCTCGCCGCCGCTTCCTATCTCCCTCCTGCTGCTGCCTTCTACCGATGATGCGTCCGTAGGAAACTCTAGGCCTCCTTTTGCCCCTTTGTGCCCGACCTTCGCGCCGCTCTTGTTTGCGGGGCCCCTCACTGCCGACGCCTTTTTGCAGCCACCATCGCCTACCTCGTCGCTAAGCCATTGCCGCGGGCTGGGGGTACCGGTGCCCCGCGAGCACCAACCGGTCACGCGGCGGCCCTATGCAACCAGGATGCCGCGCGTGAGCGTGGACCCGAGCCAGGCACGACCAAGGCCCGTGCTTTGGCCTCGCCGGTGACTAGCTGCTGGTGTGCCGCAAAGCCTCGAGGTTAGTCCACCAAGGTTAGTCCTCCTCCTTATACCCTATGGATgaatagatagatagatatgCTATGAAAAAGATGAATAATTCTTAGAATGCTATAGTAGTCCTCGATTCGATTATTGGAAGGAGTTTGTGATGTCCtcattctttctctctctttcgcGAGAGACAAATACATAGACACATACATAAAGAGACATATAGagagagtgataatgtggaTATTGCAGACCTCTTTTTATAAGAAAGTACGAGGTCTGTCTATTAACTTTCATATTCAGGTGAATACATGAATATAATTTCCATATATTAATCTTATTGTTATTCATTAACTTTCATATATGAATGAAGACATGAGTATTAACTTTCATATATTAATTTTGTTGTTATCTATTTAAAGCAATGATTTGGCCCCGAGCATTGGAGAGTCGGGCCCCTCGCCGTCTAAGAGTTCGCAAATGGATGGCGCGTGCGGGGCATGGCGCTCTTGTCATTAGAGCGGTGGATCGTGCAGGGCTTCGAAGCATTAGTGTTCGGGAACATATTCGGGCTGCGAGTCGCAAACTAGAGGGGATGCGTGCGGCTCGTAGAAATGAAGGGCATGTGCCATATACGTCTTTGCGAAAGATAAAGCTCTGCTGGCCCAATGCAAGGCGAGACGCGAGGAGTTGGGACGTTGCGGCAGTTGATCATGCAATGAAGATGGTGCTCAAGGTGGTTCGGCATGTCGTAGTTAGAAGGCAGAATTTGTTTGTACTAGATGGTATTATATGTACGAACGAACTTAATTGTAATATGTAATATGTATCTACTTAACTAAAGATTTGGCGCATGCACTTTAAATATTTAGATGTTTCTTTTTCCAAGTTTTTTAGCCCCTTTAGTTTGATGTGCTTGTATATGTATACCATTTATATATATGTGATTTTTTTAGATTGATCAAgtatttaaattcaaatcagaTCCAAAAAATTAACATTCAAATACGTGAATTTTTTTGGCGGACATAATATTCTCAGGGGCGGGTCATGCCTTAACTCACTCCTGAAAATCCATTTACAGTGTAGATCATGCTCTAGCCTTCTCCTGCAAATAGCATTTCCAGGGGTGGGTAATGGGCTCACCCGCCTGTGAAAATGAATTTCTATGGACGGGTGAGGGTATGATCCGTCCGTAAAAATACGTTTTCAAGATGGATGCATTATCCGCCCCTGCAAGCAGCTATTTCTAGAAGCAGAGATAGGGTACCGCACCCGCTTATAAAGATATATTTTTACATGTGCCTTTAGACTCTTTTCATAGTAGTGTGTCTCGCACTCACCAGTGGCCAAGAGTTTTAATATATATACATATCGCGATTGCAGCAGCCGTGCTACATTCACCGTGTAGGCTGGAGTATTGAACGACTGAACATCGGCAGCCCTTGCTTGTAGCAGAATCGCAGGAGCTCACGCGGTGACGGAGCGCAGGCCGTGCTATGTGGTGGATTTTTGTTCAGCGAACctaggcggcggcgggggcgaatCAGGGAAAGCGCATTTATGGACGCGTTCCAGCAGCGCGCGACGGCCGTTTGGGCCTTGATTAGGAGAGGCCTTAACCCCCGCGGTATGCCTTTTTCTGTGCTGCTGAGTGCTGATTGCACTATTTCAGCGCCAGCACTGTAATCGTGGCAAATGATAGTGCTAATTGTACACTGTACTGCTCCAGGACAAATTGACAGCAGCATCCGCCCGCAGATTTTTCCCATCAGACGGCAGACATGTAGCTATGCAAGGCGAACCATGAAGAAACAGGGTCCTGGGATGGGAGAGCTCGGAGCAGCCAAGCATCCGTAACCGGATAAAAAACACCGGCGGCTTTCCCAAGCccagggccgccgccgccgccgcccaccagctcGATTGGCTACGTCGCCGAGCTCCACCAAATCGAGCATACGCACGGACAGACACGCAGGCACACCAGTCTCCGTCCAGCCGTGCCCCGTACCCGCCACGGATCACGGCCTCGGCCCTCGGCGATCTCGTTCGGTTACCAGTCGCCAGTGATGTGCTCGcaaccacggccgccgccgggggTCCCTTGTCCTGAGCGCCCCCCAACGGGATGGCCAGCCCCACCGCGCGGTCCCTCACCCGGATTTGTTCTTACGTGTCGGCCTGGTCCCCGTCCCGGCCGTCCCTCGCGGCACCCGTTTCGTTTCGCTTGGCTTCGTTTTTGTACGGCTGGCTTTGGCTCCGGGAACTAGCCTCGCTGTCAAGCTGTGAGCCGAGCTCGGCCCGGCGGGCAACACGCCAGGCACCAGCCCAGCAGGCAGCAGCGCATCGCAGAGCGACGAGCACGAGCAGGTTTGGTTTGGTGGTGCGTCTTTACTGCCGCCCGCCCAGCCCCACACTCCCACAGGGAGGAGGATTTAATTGCCTCCGCCAGCCTCGCTCCCTCGCGTCGGACTCGGATGCCGCCGCCCTGCCGCAGGTAATGCAGTGACCGACCGAGCAAGCGCCACCCGGACGCGATGGGCgagaggaggaggcgcgggagcgccgctgctgccgctgccgccgccggccccggaGGTTGCGTCGCGCGGGCtccggaggaggagaaggccgcggcggcgccggggaagGGGCCACCGCCGCCGACGGTGTGGTTCGCGCTCAAGCGGTCGCTGCACTGCCGCTCGGAGCCGTCGGAGGTCCACGTGCCGCGGGCCAaggccgccggccccgccgcggGCGCCGGGCACCTGTCGTCGATCGTCACCAAGCGCGCCGCCCCGCGGTCGGGGTGCTCCCGCTCCATCGCCAACCTGCGGGACGTCATCCACGGGAGCAAGCGCCACCCGGGGCAGCCGCCCAGCTGCAGCCCGCGGTCCATCGGCAGCAGCGAGTTCCTCAACCCCATCGCGCACGAGGTCGTGCTCAGCACCAACTCCCGCTGCGAGCTCAAGATCACCGGCTTCGGTGGCTGCGGGGGGCTCGGCGCCGTCGGGACCGCCGCGCACGACGCCGACGGGGGGGCCGACGGCGTGGGCGGCGTCGTGTCGTCGTTCGTCGGCACGCTCCGCCCGGGCACCCCCGGCCCCGCGTGGGCTGGCCACGGCCTGCCCTACAGCGGCTCCATGCGGGCCGGCAGCgtgcgctgcacgccgccgaGGTCGCCGAACGTGCTGCTGGAGCGGAACGGCTCCGTGGCGGCCGGCCACCGCGCGTCCTGCGAGGAGAACGCCAAGGCCGGCGCCAGCAAGGGCTCCGGCGGGTTGAGCTGCCACCGGTGCGGCGAGCAGTTCGGCAAGTGGGAGGCGCTGGAGGCGCACCACCTCTCCAAGCATGCAGgtgaggccgccgccgctggcatCTGCACCGGCATTTGCATCTCCCGCCGTACGGATGAGCTTTCGGTGGTGGTACACACAGTCCCCCGTGGATCCGCACGCCGTCCGGGCGGTGGATGGTGGCACTTTAGTTAGTGCCGACCGCGTCTTTAGCCGAAAAGTTTGCAACTACCTGGTACAGAGTCCGGGCTTCACCGCCGTGCTCATGTTCATCCAGACAACTGCCCTTTTTTTTTGCTCCTTTTTGCGAATCCACGCTTGCAACTGCGAGCCTGTAGCATCAGATTCTGCTGGATTTTACGTTCCGTAGCATGCGGCTCAGTTACTCCATGCTTTTTCAGTTTTTCTCCATTAAGATGTACGTGAGCCATTCATAGGATTCTTAATTGCAAAGCAGTAACCAGAAGCTTAAATTTCCAGAACATTTTCATCTGTTTTTCTTGTTCATGCATCTTCAACCTCGTCACCAGGTAGTGTGCGAATGTGCAATGTGGAATTGCATTTCCCTATCTGACCCGGCCACTTTGGATACGCGTGCAGTGACGGAGCTGGTGGAAGGGGACTCGTCGCGTAAGATCGTGGAGATCATCTGCCGGACGAGCCTGCTCAAATCGGAGAGCAGCTGCGTGCGGATCGAGCGGGTGTTCAAGGTGCACAACACGCAGCGGACGCTGTCCCGCTTCGAGGAGTACCGCGAGGCCGTGAAGCTCAAGGCCAGCAAGCTGCCCAAGAAGCACCCGCGCTGCCTCGCCGACGGCAACGAGCTGCTGCGCTTCCACGGTGCCACGCTCTCGTGCGcgctcggcgccggcggcggctcctcGGGCAGCAGCAGCCTCTGCGCCTCCGACAGGTGCGCCGTGTGCCGCATCATCCGGCACGGCTTCTCCGCCCGGAAGGAAGGCAAGGCCGGCGTGGGCGTGTTCACCACGTCCACCAGCGGCCGCGCGTTCGAGTCCATCGAGGCGCCCCCCGCCGGCGACGACGGGGAACCCGCCGCGGCGCGCAAGGCGCTGCTGGTGTGCCGGGTCATCGCGGGGCGGGTGCACAAGCCGCTGGAGAACCTCAGGGAGTTCGCGGGGCAGACGGGCTTCGACTCGCTCGCCGGCAAGGTCGGGCCCTACTCCAACATCGAGGAGCTGTACCTGCTGAACCCGAGGGCGCTGCTCCCGTGCTTCGTGGTCATCTGCAAACCGTAGGCTAGCCCTAGCGAGATCGAGAGCTGTGACACACCGCCTCGTtgttactactactactactgtAGCAATTAACCattcttttttcttcttctttttataTCTTTGGCTCTTTGTCGTGCGTCTCGATTGCCACTTCGTTGCCGTTTGTTTCAGCTATAAACACAGCGTCGCTATCGATCGGATCGGACGTGGTTGTCCATGTTTCAGTGTAGGGCGTGCATGCCAGCCTTCATGTGCTCATGGGCGTCCCATTCACCATCGTCTTCAGAGCAGCTAAGTAAGCAGCCAAGCACCCGCGGCTGCCCTGTTCGTCTCTGAATAGCCTAGGTTCCAGTTTCGCGTTTGAACATTTGTAGCAGCAACCGCTGACCTCTTGAATGGCCGCTGGCTAGCGTCACCACCAACCTTTTCTTTTCAAATTTTGTCCTGGCTGGGCTTCAAGGCTTGCGTTCAATTCAACCCTCGTGTAGCAGGGGTAGCAGGGAACAAATCTTATCGTGGCAGTCGCCAAGCCAGCGAAAGCTGTTGGCGCTGGTATGGTACTCCTCCCTGACCCTGCGCCCACCGGGCAGCGACGCCATGTCGTTGTCACATCGATGGCTACCGGCCGCCTGAACCGGACATTCAATGCGCTTTTTTATCTCGGCGTATGCGGCAACAGTGGCGGATCCCGGCGACGCCGGTGCCGCGCCGGCTTCCTGGATGGGCCTGGCCGCCGTCGCGTTTTCCCACGACGGGCGCCATTCGCGAATGGTTCAACCCGTCGCCCCGCTCAAACCGCCAGCCTAGAGCTTGCCACGGCTGCTCTGCTGAGCTTGCCACAGCGCCCCCAGCTCGGTCCCCGGTTGTCTGTTCTCTGCTGCCATCACCCTCCAGACCTCAGGCTGTCTCCAACGGTATCTTCTAAGCCGTTTTATACCCTATATATAGAAGAAGATTCcattctctattgctccagtagcgttctctaaatggtcctctaaaaatAGAaggctacaggtttcctctatatatagagattctctctcctcttctctattttttctttatattttaaacactgaattaaataaaaataaaatatgtccatagcatttgaggtatgataaatacgtacaaataaaaatttggaacaaaatacgtttctaatatagggtttaatgtatagagaacgagatttagagaacgttgttggagagaaatgagatatagaggagagaatcttatagagaattctgtaaatgaagaaTATAGAGAAGGAAAtagagaacgacggttggagatagcctcGGAGCACCCTGCCGCCGGGATGATGGCCGTGAACGCTACCAGGAACCCGCCTTTGCGTCACGGGGTCTGGTATAAAAAATTCGAGTAGTTTTACCGGCTCATCAAACGACGGACCTGTCTGACCGGACGCCGTATTAATACACCTCCTAGTGCTAAGCGCCGGAGTTAATACCTGAGTTTTCTATCGGGTGTCCCGGACAGGGTACCAGCGCAGCCAGCATTAATCTCCGCCTCCATTGACCGCGACCCCCCCGGCACTCGCACGCATTTGACCGCACGTACACGCGCGCCTACAATTCCGTGTTCAGATCCCGCGTTCAAATCAAATCCTGGCTTCCATTCCATGTCTCTCCGCGCAGCGCGCGCGCTAATCGCGATGCCCCGAAAGTCTCCACCTGCCAGGTCTACTTGCGATTGACAACGTTTTTGCAAGTTTGGAGCATTCTGTTCTCCTACTAGCCTACTCCAGCTGGGTTTTAGTATAGCTAGCCATCTTTGTTTTTGTTCAGTCACATCTAGTATATGCCTGCCTAACTGCTTGTTGACTGACGGATGCTTCGGCTGATTACACCCGATGCCGTGAAGGCAAATGGAGAATACCAGGGACTTGGTAAGCAGGGCGTTTTGTTGCGTCATGTAGCAGCCAGGTTGCCTGGTGCTCAATTGTCTGGTGGGTTTCAGCAGAGCTTAGGCTCAGTGCCGTTACCACACTACTGAATTAGTAGTTCTAACAGCTTAGACCTTACGATTATGGGAATTGCTCCGGAAACATGAACTGAATCCTTACAGTTTTAATGCAAGCCCACTCTATCGAAACGGACCTTTTCAGTTTCTCTGCGCCTGTCTTTTGCCATACCCACAAC
Protein-coding sequences here:
- the LOC112894954 gene encoding uncharacterized protein LOC112894954, with amino-acid sequence MGERRRRGSAAAAAAAAGPGGCVARAPEEEKAAAAPGKGPPPPTVWFALKRSLHCRSEPSEVHVPRAKAAGPAAGAGHLSSIVTKRAAPRSGCSRSIANLRDVIHGSKRHPGQPPSCSPRSIGSSEFLNPIAHEVVLSTNSRCELKITGFGGCGGLGAVGTAAHDADGGADGVGGVVSSFVGTLRPGTPGPAWAGHGLPYSGSMRAGSVRCTPPRSPNVLLERNGSVAAGHRASCEENAKAGASKGSGGLSCHRCGEQFGKWEALEAHHLSKHAVTELVEGDSSRKIVEIICRTSLLKSESSCVRIERVFKVHNTQRTLSRFEEYREAVKLKASKLPKKHPRCLADGNELLRFHGATLSCALGAGGGSSGSSSLCASDRCAVCRIIRHGFSARKEGKAGVGVFTTSTSGRAFESIEAPPAGDDGEPAAARKALLVCRVIAGRVHKPLENLREFAGQTGFDSLAGKVGPYSNIEELYLLNPRALLPCFVVICKP